GTActtactgcagaaaaaaaaagtgagtggtTGAATGATATTGCTCTCAAAGACAGCTGGAAGGAAGGACGCCGGCGTCTTCCTCTTAAGGAAACTGCATTTCTTTCGATGTTAATCTGCTCGATCAACAGtaattttcttgtatttcttcCCACGAAGAGAGGCACCTTACCTCCAAACAAGCCGCGAAAAAAAACGTAGATGCTTGATTGTCGATTGACAAAGCAAAATGGCAAATCAAAATTCACATTAtagaattttacgtgccaaaaccgcaatctgattatgaggcaggcagCAGCTGGCGACTGTGGATAAATTTTTACCAccaggagttctttaacgtgcatctaaacctaagtgtttttacatctacctcccgtcgaaatgcagccgccgtggccggcatttgatcccttGGCCTCGCGCTTAGacgaaagccactaagcaaccacggcgggtcagcgaAATGGCATAAGTACTGGTATTCCAAAGAGGAAAACTTGAATCCTGTATTTATTGAATACGTTTAGGCGGCAGCCACACCGTCCTTGTCTACTCGTCATAACTGGGAGGGATACTATTTCGTGCTGACCTTGCGTTTGTCTGTGTATTTTCGCAGGTTATCTACGGTGACTACTTCGATCATCTGCTTCCTTGGTACGACCGCAGAGCAGAAGAGAACGTTCTATTTTTGACATACGAGCAACTGACGCAAGACACGAGAGGACAGGTGCTGAAGATCGCCGACTTCCTCGGAGACGATCATGGTGCTGCTCTTCGGAAGGACGAAGCCCTCTTCCAGCGCATCTTGGATGCCTGCAGTCTCGAAAGCATGAAGGCTTTCTTTAAGGATCCGCCGGCAGAGCGGATAAAGGAAATAGCCAAAGCAGTCACCGAAATATCGCTGACCTCGACAGAGCCTTTGAACAGGCATCCAGATAGGAACATCGATAAGCACGATGGTGCTGGTTTTGTGAGGAAAGGCATCGTCGGAGATTGGAAGAATTACTTCACTCCAGAGCAGCTAGAAAAGACAAAGGCTTGGATCGCCTCTAAAACCAGCGGAAGTGACGTTATGGAACTGTGGCGTGAGCTTGATCTTCCATGATATTCTAGCTTGAACTCTAACACGATCCGCCAGAAATCGCCGCCGTACTATAGTAAATTTTTAAAGCAGGGAACATGTTTCGTGCTCTTGTCTCCAGGATTTCTTTGTTCGCAACCAATGGTAATGTACGGTACGACCTTCAGTGTTGGCGAGCTCGCCCAGAAAGTGTAATCCGATGTCGTACTATTTAAAACAAATGTTTTATAGAAGGTACATTATATTGGGGATTTCTTTTGATTTAAGGTATGTCTCAGTATGTGCACCTGAACACTTTTATCCATTCCGAATTAAACTGTGTTCCTTGCATGGGTAAAGCTTTTTCAGCGCTCTTGAGCGCAACTATTGCACCATATTTTGTTAACTATGTTTCCGTGAATATTTACCAAACCTCGCCTTACTTTCAAAAGAAATTTCgatacttctttctttcttttagaaaAGGTATCAGTAGaaatatatttttatgcatttaTCATGCTTTATTCTTTTTTCGAATTGTCGTGTGGTTCACTGAAAAAAACAAGATCGCGGTGTCGAACCGAGCTAGATGTAACCACCTGTTCTCCCTTTCATATGGCAGCTTAAGCATTGTGATGTTTTTGTGCATATTTTGTTCTCCCGTGCATAATGTATTTCCTATTGTTCTGTTATTTGGGTAGTAAAATTATTCAGAAAAATGgtgcggcagcggcagcggtgcGTTGTTGGTGAAAGAATTCGTTCTCAAAgttaaaaaacacacacacacactggacTGCGCACATGTTGAGTATTGTTCTGTTTAGCGTTTGTTTGAGCAGCAGCAAATTTCTTTACTAACGCCTCCTGAGCAAcgcaaaacaacgaaaaaaataataaccgCCATAACTTGCGCATGCTATAGCTCGACAAACTGTACGTGTACGAAGTGTGCTTGCATATAATCGTAACCTATTAAAATTGTTCGCAAGAAATGCGCAGTCACATGTGAAGTAATGTGGCACTAATAacacatttttttatatttaccgGATGCGTGGAAAAAGTAATAAAGATGCCAGAAGGAAAAAATGACGGCAAAAATCCCTGGCGAGCATCGACACTAACCACAGTTTGCAGTTCAATCTCGGAAGGAATAGTATTGTAAACGTCAGATAAGCTTTATCTTAAGAAATTACATGCAGGAAACACAACTGTAATATTTAATACCTGGCAAAAGGTCAGTTTGCAATCGGTGACTGACTTTTTAAAGATGGGTAACGCTATGTGAATCTAATGGGTTATCGAACTGGAACTGAAAAAGACCATACTGTCATTTTATTTTACTTCACAATTAAACTGAAAAGAGGTTGCGGTGTAGCTTGGCCACCACTTTTAGAGTTCTTTTTCAATGCATTCCAATGTCAATGCAACGCAACCGGAGGTTTCTCGGGAAGCACGGTAGCTCATCTGTAGAATATTACTTTCATGAAGTTTTCCTCTGAGAATTTTAGGTTACACATGCGAACATATACCAATTCAAATCACGgtgaatcgtttttttttttcttttcttccggaGCTACGTGGTCGCTGAACATTTCCAATGAAACGGAAATAGAGATCCGGAGAGAGAAATGGGTTCCGCTTCGACACTAGTATCTGCGCCGAATAGTGGAACGGTGACTTTCTTTTCGGAAGTCCTTGGGAGAATAAAAATGCGTTAAAGTGCGCATGAGACGCATTATTACGCAATGAAAGGTAGTTTATCTGCTTCATTACAACCGTTATATTTTAACACAAACGTATAATGAGTACATTGAACCAACTTGAATTCATCTATGTGGCTAAAACAAGAAGTTTAAGAAAATTAGACTGATATAACGGAAAATGTTAAGGGAAAGGAAGAGTGCGATGCGGTTCACAGAAcgattattaaaaaagaaaggaaactgggCTAGCCATGCACCCCCTAAACTAAGGCAGATGACCAATAGTACGTAAGCGGGCAATGAGTGAGACGGCACGTTGTGAAGATTGCTCGCGCGCTAGCTGTAAACGAGCTCAATTTGCAACTTTTTGAGCAGAATAGGCAGACAATTGCTGCAGTTGCATCATAACGAGTAAAATATTACTAATGCCTATTCTTGTGGTGACCCTTCCATTGCGAACGCAATAGCCGCATCGCGTCCGAGATCAGGCGGCGTGCAGTAGCACGCAACCTAACACCAAAGTGTTCGTTGGTGGCACTGAGGTGGAGCGCCGTAGCGCCCCCTATATGTTCTGCATGGGTGCCAACATACtgggtgccaagagaatggaAAGTCAGTCGAGGAACGCCGAGGGAGCAGGTGGTATGTTTAAAAAATTTACAGGCATAGAAAAGAGAAAGCTGAGGCGAGACAGGGGTAATGAAAAATCGCTgagagaggctttcgtcctgcagtacaCTCTAAACGGACTGAGGAAGAGACGACCACGGGCAACATACGTACCACAATATCTGCGGGAAAGCAGCTTTGGATAAAAGCCCACGGGCGGGAGCCACACTTCCGAATTCGTGCGTGTTTCTTAAGCCTGCGTTGTGGTTGTAAGAATGGCTTGTGTTCCTTCACCAGCCCTTCGAGGGGGGGAGTGCGACCAGATAGTACTTGCAGCTGCGCTCCTGGGTGGGTTCCTTGCTGCAGCGCCCCGGCCAGACGTGCCGCCGCGTGTGCCGCACAGTGGCGAGTCGCAGCCTCCGAGATAGCACCTACGCGCCTTTCGCTACGCTGCGAAAACGCGATCTCGAAGGCCACTAGACGAATGCAAAAAACAGGGGATTCAGCTTTCGGTGACGTTGGGACCTGTTTTCTCGTTGTCTTGTGCTGCCACAGTGCATAACAGGGAGTTAACTATAGCTTCTTGCCTTCGGCTTCCTGGTTGGTGCCGTGTAAATACAGCATTctcttctatttttattttttttttttttcgaggggaGGGGCGTCTTCTCCATCGCGATTCGGTACTGCGGTGTTCAAAAGAAAAGTTTCATAGAAGTCGCGTGGGCCGAGTCTTTACGATGCTCAGTCGCTCTGCAGTGCCAAAAGAGCTCGCCATCAGTGGCACTTCGAAAACAAGTTTGAATGAATGAGAAGGCCACATCATCGTCGCTGTTCCGCCTATTGTTTCCGGACCAGTAAATAGAACATGAACTAAAATGCGGCGTCGACTACAGCTCTGTAGTGAGATAGGACGTAAAGAGCGCTTGTTCAAACCGCAGCACCAAACCATACAGCAGCACGTGCCGTATGGCTCCCGCGGCTTCGGGAACCCTTGTGGCAGCTGCCTTTGTTTCAATAAGTGTACCAGAGGCGGCCAGCGATATATGGGGGCGTCTTTAGGCGAAGCGTCGGCAGCTCAATTAttcgaagcatttcttggcgaacgtGTACCACTTTgacaatatctatctatctatccaccTATCTGGCCGccacgtcttggtgctctcatggtcgtttcgttaacttggtatgtatcAAGATTGCCATAATAtaacaagagtgtatgacaaacataaatgataggccatggcatgcgtgtcatgcaggtGATAAAACAACCGCCTACGTAAATTGGCATAGTATGTCcaaagtgtatgacgaacataaatacTAGGTCAtcacatgaatgtcatgacatacgtgtcatataggtcatgaaacagctgcctacgtctttgtatgtgccaaaattggCAGAGTAAgacaagagtgtatgatgaaCATAGGTGATACGTCATGACACTAATGTTAtcacatgcgtgtcatgtaggtcacgaaacagccgcctacgtcttggtgctctcatggtcatttctTTAACTTGGTAGGCTCTCTGCATACTGTTTCGCATAACATCGGTTCCCACAGGGCGtcggatctgccggcttttttttttttttacatcatgaGAAACTGCAAAGGCGTAATTATATTAAAAAGCTTTATAACAAATCAAAGAGCAGTGTACTACTCTTTCAAGTCGGATGAGAGGGTCTCCGAACGTGCAGGATCTGCTGATTAGGGCTACTCATGCGCATCGTGTGAAAACGCAAGAATGATTAAGCGCATAAAAGCCGGGTTGCCTCTTCCACCACTCGTCACTTCGGTCAATCATGTGAACCCAACGTCTTGTGTCCAAAGCGTTCCACTGCTTCCTCTTCACAGGATGTCCGCTACTTACTTTTGACATGCCCGGAAACAAGAACAGTCCGCGAAAGTGCTCTTAGGTGTGCCATGAACTTACCAACGagtgaaaaatgtttagaatgaATCGCAGACAATACATTTAATAAGTCACGCTTGCAGAAACTTCATGAAACGGGCCTCCATGGTCACGTGTAATTTCATTTCCACATTATGGCGTGTGGTCAAACACAGGCGAATAAAAAATAACGCCCGTAATAAAGTAACGTTCTGCGCGTTCTGCGAAGGTGTGATAGTATATGTCCAGAAGCAAATATAAACGCCCGCTATTACTCTTGCAGAAATCTTTGGTTTTAAAGTTGAAGAAGGCAAAATAAATGAATACGTGTTTGGGAATGAATACGTGTTTGGGACTTCAAGATGAGGGTCGTAAAGGCCGGCAACGTTTACAGCGTTCCTTTCCTGCCTTGAGATATCATGTTTCGCGCGAACCACGGATCCTAATAGCTGAGAACAAAAAGAGGCGAGGGGTAATAACAACCACCTTTTCTGAACCAGTCTGTGTCCAATTTTGATGGCGATGCTCATACGCAAGCTTATGCAACAGCGCTTACGCATACCTCTGCAAGAAGGAAATAGCAAGAAGTCATCAAGGACAAACTAGGGGGCTCACAGGAAATTACGAAATTATTACAACGTTCAATA
The sequence above is drawn from the Dermacentor andersoni chromosome 7, qqDerAnde1_hic_scaffold, whole genome shotgun sequence genome and encodes:
- the LOC126534579 gene encoding sulfotransferase ssu-1-like; this translates as MDVESYRDVAGVWLHNAFREENVRSAIQYKPREGDIFIVTYPKCGTNWVQFIVYNILTRAKPLPSLREFGLLSPFIDMIGAEAADNPSRNGPIMTHLPPNVLQPVKGCKYIYVTRNPYDCAVSFYHFIKGFTLKTVTDVSFESFLSMFLSGKVIYGDYFDHLLPWYDRRAEENVLFLTYEQLTQDTRGQVLKIADFLGDDHGAALRKDEALFQRILDACSLESMKAFFKDPPAERIKEIAKAVTEISLTSTEPLNRHPDRNIDKHDGAGFVRKGIVGDWKNYFTPEQLEKTKAWIASKTSGSDVMELWRELDLP